The Candidatus Neomarinimicrobiota bacterium genomic sequence GCCGTGGCAATCACGTTTTTGAAGGGGGAAGCGAACGCCTTAGTCAGCGTCACGCCCGGAGTGGTGCTGGCACTCATACGGGTTGAGGCGTGTGGGTCGGCTCTGGCACTCGTCAGCGACCCCGTGGCGGGCTCATGCGGCCAGGGCGGTGGACCGGTAGAGGTCGATGAAGCTGGTCACGAGGGCGGAGTTGCCCGCCACCAACCCGGGCTTGATGACCACCTTGCGGCTGTTGTAGCGATGCTCCTCACCGGTGAGCACCCAAAGTTCTGCGCCGGCCTCCTTGAGAATGGCGTGACCGGCGCAGACATCCCACTCGTTCTTGGGCCGCAGGGTAGCAAACATGTCGGCGCGACCGGCGGCGGCCAGACCAAGTTTGTAGGCCACGCTGCCCACGGGCATGAGGCCGCCCATGAAGGGCTGGAAGGGATCCCACAGGCCGCGGCGGGTCTCGTTGCGGCTGCTGAGGATCACCGCTTCAGAGAGTATTTTGTTTTCGGATGCGGAGATGGTCTCGCCGTTGAGGGTAGCACCTTTGCCGGTGGCTGCGGCGAAAGTCTCGCCGGTGACGGGGTTGTGGAGGACACCCAGGACCGGGCGGCCGTTTTCGGCCAGCCCCACGCTGACAACAAACTGGGGCACACCTTCAATGAATTCCTTGGTGCCGTCCAGGGGATCCACCACCCAGACGCGGTCGCGGCCCAGGCGGTCGTAGGTGTCGGTGGTTTCCTCGGAGAGCCAGCCGTAGATGGGGAAGCTGTCGCGGAGCTGCTCCTCCAAGTGCTTGTTGCTGGCGAAGTCGGCAGTGGTG encodes the following:
- a CDS encoding 3'(2'),5'-bisphosphate nucleotidase CysQ; translated protein: MQAELTTAIEAAQAAGKILLNYYQSDFEITDKGFHNPVTTADFASNKHLEEQLRDSFPIYGWLSEETTDTYDRLGRDRVWVVDPLDGTKEFIEGVPQFVVSVGLAENGRPVLGVLHNPVTGETFAAATGKGATLNGETISASENKILSEAVILSSRNETRRGLWDPFQPFMGGLMPVGSVAYKLGLAAAGRADMFATLRPKNEWDVCAGHAILKEAGAELWVLTGEEHRYNSRKVVIKPGLVAGNSALVTSFIDLYRSTALAA